The following are encoded together in the Hydractinia symbiolongicarpus strain clone_291-10 chromosome 14, HSymV2.1, whole genome shotgun sequence genome:
- the LOC130625832 gene encoding uncharacterized protein LOC130625832, which yields MDVQSYKIKDEQVRFLIMKNFYEEVMGKLLERFLLVLHFRASGDKLGENCDILSKILPHLAKKNKLKTEDKYRENLFIESKRDLTPKPNLDVSKFDFTMSFGCLTEIQGLPSSKNHQFCVLCTSKCENILLGNAEKKKCNNCDFCTTPPNAPCNSQMLAKKLNIGRKTRNIGAHTSQFSAEIPNIEENITAITALYEYLYTSENWRKFEKNWINHEAFFEIRENIRLIEKCSISFLLEKFKERIIISEEFFAIKATLDKMMNELRKKTLKISIQLSISTSAVEKIPGLESFLEEAELSALDSRMRTIIEEVVNKSLANLIDDFMFDVHVWGLEKVPGNGRFEKFKAGITFSSPNRNAFELYRCDKNPQSKHLQDKLTKSLFEELKKEVPDISNKSLRKLTLGFTNWYIASLHIMLALTKNDRSSLTKKEIEILDICLKNMTVSKQSFFKEIFGETIEVSIDRSPSRTNIATFIGQIEVNILSENVYYHSNDFANKLKRSVKMLLAQELKLEECSEINKNLATMLYSAEQSVSLHSQTSSNLVNIAQIGSVHTFIVETLPWFVLTIDVDQGLTKSKLQTDWRILWGPLLTEVKINLRSLFHHPASGNFPKDGGKLYEVILELDQNGELHDLPKYWRELILPKNGISDSEGFDLYTLRCLLSKSKSLKTDAVDAIKELCIMMNGIKYCPNADPYFMSVYIIDKIKNYLSSLGLLKESMKEVERLSALLEDVTPSEDELLEDIYRRRYFETYELTELLFKAEEYLRCFFHDPEYGDFPRDGRKLYETFIEWNKQGKLNDLEKKYFSTLLPDSKTTDSEVFDLHLLSYFLCKCTKIKDEERKIFDEIFDLESQFLRCESIAFDFDQSMDILFGILRKIKHLTDHYDVFNREKRRDSIRFAKRLLEKKHIVQSKMSYYKIERTDEKKTFEQTGILPK from the exons ATGGATGTACAAAGCTACAAGATTAAGGATGAACAAGTTCGATTCCTTATTATGAAGAACTTTTACGAAGAAGTTATGGGCAAATTGTTGGAAAGATTTTTGTTGGTATTGCATTTTAGAGCTTCTGGTGATAAATTAGGTGAAAACTGTGACATTCTATCAAAGATTTTGCCACATTTGGCAAAgaagaacaaattaaaaacagaagATAAGTATAGGGAAAATCTCTTTATAGAATCAAAAAGAGACTTAACTCCCAAACCAAATTTAGATGTGTCAAAATTTGACTTTACCATGTCCTTTGGTTGTTTAACAGAGATTCAAGGTCTCCCTTCATCGAAAAACCACCAGTTCTGTGTTTTGTGTACGTCAAAATGCGAGAATATCCTGCTAGGGAACGCAGAAAAAAAAAAGTGCAATAACTGTGATTTTTGTACCACTCCACCGAATGCTCCCTGTAATTCGCAGATgttagcaaaaaaattgaatattggAAGGAAAACCAGAAATATAGGAGCACATACATCACAATTCTCAGCTGAAATCCCTAACATAGAGGAAAATATAACCGCCATAACTGCTTTGTATGAATACTTGTACACAAGTGAGAATTGGAGGAAGTTTGAGAAAAATTGGATAAACCATGAAGCGTTTTTTGAAATTAGAGAAAATATCAGGTTGATTGAAAAATGTTCAATATCATTTTTGTTAGAGAAATTTAAAGAAAGGATTATAATTTCAGAAGAATTTTTCGCCATCAAAGCAACGTTGGATAAAATGATGAATGAGTTAAGAAAGAAAACCTTGAAAATTTCAATTCAATTATCTATCAGCACGTCAGCAGTGGAAAAAATACCTGGCTTAGAAAGTTTTCTTGAGGAGGCAGAATTATCTGCATTAGATTCGCGGATGAGGACAATTATTGAGGAGGTAGTGAATAAATCATTAGCCAATCTGATCGACGATTTTATGTTTGATGTGCATGTATGGGGATTAGAAAAAGTACCAGGCAACGGAAGATTTGAGAAATTCAAAGCAGGGATCACATTTTCCTCACCAAACCGTAATGCATTTGAGTTATATCGATGTGATAAAAATCCTCAATCAAAGCATCTGCAAGACAAACTCACTAAATCACTCTTTGAGGAGTTAAAAAAGGAGGTTCCTGACATTAGTAATAAAAGCCTAAGAAAACTTACGTTAGGTTTTACTAATTGGTATATTGCTTCACTTCACATCATGCTGGCATTGACCAAAAATGATCGTAGTTCGTTAaccaaaaaagaaattgaaatacTTGATATTTGTCTAAAAAATATGACCGTTTCCAAACAGTCGtttttcaaagaaatatttGGAGAAACTATCGAAGTGTCAATAGACAGAAGTCCTTCTCGTACTAACATTGCAACATTTATCGGACAAATAGAGGTAAACATCCTTTCGGAGAATGTCTACTATCATTCAAATGACTTTGCCAACAAGTTAAAACGCAGTGTAAAAATGTTGTTGGCACAAGAActtaaattagaagaatgtagcgaaataaataaaaatttag CCACGATGTTGTATTCAGCAGAACAGTCTGTCAGCCTACATTCTCAAACATCATCAAACCTAGTTAATATTGCACAAATAGGATCAGTCCACACATTTATTGTAGAAACACTACCATGGTTTGTGCTAACAATAGATGTTGATCAAG GTCTGACGAAAAGCAAACTGCAAACGGACTGGAGAATTTTATGGGGACCATTGCTCACtgaagtaaaaattaatttgcgATCTTTATTTCACCATCCTGCGAGCGGAAACTTTCCTAAAGATGGTGGAAAGTTATATGAAGTGATACTGGAACTAGATCAAAACGGAGAATTGCATGATCTTCCAAAATATTGGCGAGAACTGATTTTACCAAAAAATGGAATTTCAGATTCCGAAGGTTTCGATTTGTACACCTTACGATGTTTACTTTCGAAAAGCAAAAGTTTGAAAACAGATGCAGTTGATGCAATTAAGGAGTTGTGTATCATGATGAATGGAATTAAATACTGTCCAAATGCTGATCCTTATTTCATGTCAGTATACATTATagataagataaaaaattatctttcTTCACTTGGATTATTAAAAGAAAGTATGAAGGAGGTAGAG CGTTTAAGTGCATTATTGGAAGATGTTACTCCATCTGAAGACGAACTGTTGGAAGATATTTATAGAAGACGTTACTTTG AAACATATGAACTAACTGAGTTATTATTTAAAGCAGAAGAATATTTGCGCTGTTTCTTTCACGATCCTGAATATGGAGATTTTCCAAGAGATGGAAGAAAATTGTATGAAACTTTCATAGAGTGGAATAAACAAGGAAAGTTGAACGACttggagaaaaaatatttttctactcTTCTCCCTGATAGCAAGACAACGGATTCCGAAGTCTTTGATTTACATCTACTcagttattttctttgtaagtGCACAAAGATAAAAGATGAAGAGcgtaaaatatttgatgaaatatttgatttagaaagtcaatttttacgaTGTGAGTCAATCGCGTTTGATTTTGATCAAAGTATGGATATCCTTTTTGGAATTTTGCggaaaataaaacatttgacTGACCATTACGACGTGTTTAACCGTGAAAAAAGAAGGGATTCAATTAGATTCGCAAAAAGACTTTTGGAGAAAAAACATATAGTTCAAAGCAAAATGAGCTATTATAAGATAGAAAGAACTGACGAAAAGAAAACATTTGAGCAAACAGGAATTTTGCCAAAATGA
- the LOC130625536 gene encoding uncharacterized protein LOC130625536: MDVQSYKIKDEQFRFLIMKNFYEEVMGKLLERFLLVLHFRATGEKLGENCDILSKILPHLAKKHKLKTEDKYRENLFIESKRDLTPKPNLDMSKFDFTMSFGCLTEIQGLPSSKNHQFCVLCTREKCENILLGNAEKKECNNCEFCTTPPNAPCYSQMLAKKLNIGRKTRNIGAHTSQFSAEIPNIEENITAITALYEYLYTNENWRKFEKNWINHKAFFEIRENIRLIEKCSISFLLEKFKERIIISEEFFAIKATLDKMMNELRKKTLEISIQLSISTSAVEKILGLESFLQEAELSALNSRMRTTIEEVVNKSLANLIDDFKFDVHVWELEKVPGNGRFEKFKAGITFSSPNPNAFELYRCDKNPQSKHLQDKLTKSLFEELEKEVPDISNDSLTKLTLGFTKWYIASLHIMLALTKNDRSSLTKKEIEILDICLKNMTVSKQSFFKEIFGESVEVSIDRSPSRTNIATFIGQIEVNILSENVYYHSNDFANKLKRSVKMLLAQELKLEECSEINKNLATMLYSAEQSVSLHSQTSSNLVNIAQIGSVHTFIVETLPWFVLTIDVDQGLKSKLQTDWRILWGPLLTEVKINLRSLFHNPASGNFPKDGRKLYEVILELDQNRELNDLPKYWRELILPKNGISDSEVFDLYTLRCLLSKSKSMKTDAVDVIKELCIMMNGIKYCPIVDPYFMSVYIIDEIKYFLSSLGFLKESMKEVERLSALLEDVTPSEDELLEDIYRGRYFKSYVLTELLFKAEEYLRCLFHDPEYGDFPRDGRKLYETFIEWNKQGKLNDLEKKYFSTLLPDSKTTDSEAFDLHLLSYFLCKCTKIKDKERKIFGKIFDLKSQLIQCDSIALGFYQSKDILERILWKIKHLTDHYDVFNHKIGNDLEEFVANIFLEWRHLKKKHIVQSKMSYNKIERTDEKKTFEQTGILPK, encoded by the exons ATGGATGTGCAAAGCTACAAGATTAAGGATGAACAATTTCGATTCCTTATTATGAAAAACTTTTACGAAGAAGTTATGGGCAAATTATTGGAAAGATTTTTGTTGGTATTGCATTTTAGAGCAACTGGTGAAAAATTAGGTGAAAACTGTGACATTCTATCAAAGATTTTGCCACATTTGGCAAAGAAGCacaaattaaaaacagaagATAAGTATAGGGAAAATCTCTTTATAGAATCAAAAAGAGACTTAACTCCCAAACCAAATTTAGATATGTCAAAATTTGACTTTACCATGTCCTTTGGTTGTTTAACAGAGATTCAAGGTCTCCCTTCATCGAAAAACCACCAGTTCTGTGTTTTGTGTACGCGAGAAAAATGCGAGAATATCCTGCTAGGGAACGCAGAAAAAAAAGAGTGCAATAACTGTGAGTTTTGTACCACCCCACCGAATGCTCCCTGTTATTCGCAGATGCtagcaaaaaaattgaatattggAAGGAAAACCAGAAATATAGGAGCACATACATCACAATTCTCAGCTGAAATCCCTAACATAGAGGAAAATATAACCGCCATAACTGCTTTGTATGAATACTTGTACACAAATGAGAATTGGAGGAAGTTTGAGAAAAACTGGATAAACCATAAAGCGTTTTTTGAAATTAGAGAAAATATCAGGTTGATTGAAAAATGTTCAATATCATTTTTGTTAGAGAAATTTAAAGAAAGGATTATAATTTCAGAAGAATTTTTCGCCATCAAAGCAACGTTGGATAAAATGATGAATGAGTTAAGAAAGAAAACCTTGGAAATTTCAATTCAATTATCTATCAGCACGTCAGCAGTGGAAAAAATACTTGGCTTAGAAAGTTTTCTTCAGGAGGCAGAATTATCTGCATTAAATTCGCGGATGAGGACAACTATTGAGGAGGTAGTGAATAAATCATTAGCCAATCTGATCGACGATTTTAAGTTTGATGTGCATGTATGGGAATTAGAAAAAGTACCAGGCAACGGAAGATTTGAGAAATTCAAAGCAGGGATCACATTTTCCTCACCAAACCCTAATGCATTTGAGTTATATCGATGTGATAAAAATCCTCAATCAAAGCATCTGCAAGACAAACTCACTAAATCACTCTTTGAGGAGTTGGAAAAGGAGGTTCCTGACATTAGTAATGACAGCCTAACAAAACTTACGTTAGGTTTTACTAAATGGTATATTGCTTCACTTCACATCATGCTGGCATTGACCAAAAATGATCGTAGTTCGTTAaccaaaaaagaaattgaaatacTTGATATTTGTCTAAAAAATATGACCGTTTCCAAACAGTCGtttttcaaagaaatatttGGAGAATCTGTCGAAGTGTCAATAGACAGAAGTCCTTCTCGTACTAACATTGCAACATTTATCGGACAAATAGAGGTAAACATCCTTTCGGAGAATGTCTACTATCATTCAAATGACTTTGCCAACAAGTTAAAACGCAGTGTAAAAATGTTGTTGGCACAAGAActtaaattagaagaatgtagcgaaataaataaaaatttag CCACGATGTTGTATTCAGCAGAACAGTCTGTCAGCCTACATTCTCAAACATCATCAAACCTAGTTAATATTGCACAAATAGGATCAGTCCACACATTTATTGTAGAAACACTACCATGGTTTGTGCTAACAATAGATGTTGATCAAG GTCTGAAAAGCAAACTGCAAACTGACTGGAGAATTTTATGGGGACCATTGCTCACtgaagtaaaaattaatttgcgATCTTTATTTCACAATCCTGCGAGCGGAAACTTTCCTAAAGATGGTAGAAAGTTATATGAAGTGATACTGGAACTAGATCAAAACAGAGAATTGAATGATCTTCCAAAATATTGGCGAGAACTGATTTTACCAAAAAATGGAATTTCAGATTCCGAAGTTTTCGATTTGTACACCTTACGATGTTTACTTTCGAAAAGCAAAAGTATGAAAACAGACGCAGTTGATGTAATTAAGGAGTTGTGTATCATGATGAATGGAATTAAATACTGTCCAATTGTTGATCCTTATTTCATGTCAGTATACATTATAGAtgagataaaatattttctttcttcactgggatttttaaaagaaagtatgAAGGAGGTAGAG CGTTTAAGTGCATTATTGGAAGATGTTACTCCATCTGAAGACGAACTGTTGGAAGATATTTATAGAGGACGTTACTTTA AATCATATGTACTAACTGAGTTATTATTTAAAGCAGAAGAATATTTGCGCTGTTTATTTCACGATCCTGAATATGGAGATTTTCCAAGAGATGGAAGAAAATTGTATGAAACTTTCATAGAGTGGAATAAACAAGGAAAGTTGAACGACttggagaaaaaatatttttctactcTTCTCCCTGATAGCAAAACAACGGATTCCGAAGCCTTTGATTTACATCTACTcagttattttctttgtaagtGCACAAAGATAAAAGATAAAGAGCGTAAAATATTTGGTAAAATATTTGATTTGAAAAGTCAACTTATACAATGTGACTCAATCGCGCTTGGTTTTTATCAAAGTAAGGATATCCTTGAAagaattttgtggaaaataaagcaTTTGACTGACCATTACGACGTGTTTAACCATAAAATAGGAAATGATTTAGAAGAATTCGTAGCAAATATTTTCTTAGAATGGCGtcatttgaagaaaaaacatatAGTTCAAAGCAAAATGAGCTATAATAAGATAGAAAGAACTGACGAAAAGAAAACATTTGAGCAAACAGGAATTTTGCCAAAATGA